A genomic segment from Capra hircus breed San Clemente chromosome 7, ASM170441v1, whole genome shotgun sequence encodes:
- the LOC102169667 gene encoding olfactory receptor 2L8-like yields MVGRNASSVTDFILVGLFPEFQHSTVLNFVVIFIYILAFLGNLLLIVLIWGDSRLHTPMYILLSQLSLIDLTLTSTIVPKTASNFFTGKRTISRIGCGTQSFFFLMLGMSECLILTLMAYDRYVAVCIPLRYLTIMSPRFCLHMVAGCWIGGSIGSFIHTVYPMHFHICGSREIHHFFCEVPVLIKLSCEDTSVYQLVVVVTSIVLLVVPFSLIIASYTLIFLTVLRMNSVKGRKKALATCSSHLTVVSLFFGPNIFIYMTFTSSHSPEQDQALSLFSNILTPMLNPLIYSLRNKEVVAALMKLMARCGVS; encoded by the coding sequence ATGGTGGGTAGGAATGCGTCATCAGTAACTGATTTCATCCTTGTGGGACtctttcctgagtttcagcattCCACTGTTCTCAACTTCGTGGTCATTTTCATCTACATCCTTGCTTTCCTGGGAAACTTACTTCTCATTGTCTTGATCTGGGGGGACTCTCGGCTCCATACACCCATGTACATTCTCCTCAGTCAACTCTCCCTCATTGACTTGACATTAACTTCTACCATTGTTCCGAAGACAGCCTCTAACTTTTTCACAGGGAAAAGGACCATATCACGGATTGGCTGTGGAACACAGAGTTTCTTCTTCCTGATGTTGGGAATGTCAGAATGCCTCATCTTGACTCTCATGGCTTATGACCGCTACGTGGCTGTCTGCATCCCACTGCGTTATCTGACCATCATGAGCCCCAGGTTCTGTCTGCACATGGTTGCTGGATGTTGGATTGGAGGCTCCATAGGTTCATTTATCCATACAGTCTACCCTATGCATTTTCACATCTGTGGGTCAAGGGAGATCCACCATTTCTTCTGTGAGGTCCCAGTCCTCATTAAGCTTTCCTGTGAAGACACTTCAGTGTATCAGTTAGTGGTGGTGGTTACAAGCATTGTACTGCTCGTTGTGCCTTTCAGTCTCATCATAGCTTCCTACACACTCATCTTCCTCACTGTCCTCCGTATGAACTCTGTCAAGGGCAGGAAAAAAGCCCTGGCCACCTGCTCTTCCCACCTAACTGTGGTAAGTCTCTTCTTCGGCCCAAACATATTCATCTACATGACTTTCACTTCCTCACATAGTCCAGAGCAGGACcaggctctctctctcttcagcaACATCCTCACTCCCATGCTGAACCCCCTTATCTACAGCCTGAGGAATAAGGAGGTGGTGGCAGCTCTCATGAAGTTGATGGCGAGATGTGGGGTATCTTAG
- the LOC102169380 gene encoding olfactory receptor 2M2-like: MVGGNASSVTDFILVGLFPEFQHSTVLNFVVIFIYILAFLGNLLLIVLIWGDSRLHTPMYILLSQLSLIDLTLTSTIVPKTASNFFTGKRTISRIGCGTQSFFYLMLGMSECLILTLMAYDRYVAVCIPLRYLTIMSPRFCLHMVAGCWIGGSIGSFIHTVYPMHFHICGSREIHHFFCEVPVLIKLSCEDTSVYQLVVVVTSIALLVVPFSLIIASYTLIFLTVLRMNSVKGRKKALATCSSHLTVVSLFFGPNIFIYMTFTSSHSPEQDQALSLFSNILTPMLNPLIYSLRNKEVVAALMKLMARCGVS, encoded by the coding sequence ATGGTGGGTGGGAATGCATCATCAGTAACTGATTTCATCCTTGTGGGACtctttcctgagtttcagcattCCACTGTTCTCAACTTCGTGGTCATTTTCATCTACATCCTTGCTTTCCTGGGAAACTTACTTCTCATTGTCTTGATCTGGGGGGACTCTCGGCTCCATACACCCATGTACATTCTCCTCAGTCAACTCTCCCTCATTGACTTGACATTAACTTCTACCATTGTTCCGAAGACAGCCTCTAACTTTTTCACAGGGAAAAGGACCATATCACGGATTGGCTGTGGAACACAGAGTTTCTTCTACCTGATGTTGGGAATGTCAGAATGCCTCATCTTGACTCTCATGGCTTATGACCGCTACGTGGCTGTCTGCATCCCACTGCGTTATCTGACCATCATGAGCCCCAGGTTCTGTCTGCACATGGTTGCTGGATGTTGGATTGGAGGCTCCATAGGTTCATTTATCCATACAGTCTACCCTATGCATTTTCACATCTGTGGGTCAAGGGAGATCCACCATTTCTTCTGTGAGGTCCCAGTCCTCATTAAGCTTTCCTGTGAAGACACTTCAGTGTATCAGTTAGTGGTGGTGGTTACAAGCATTGCACTGCTCGTTGTGCCTTTCAGTCTCATCATAGCTTCCTACACACTCATCTTCCTCACTGTCCTCCGTATGAACTCTGTCAAGGGCAGGAAAAAAGCCCTGGCCACCTGCTCTTCCCACCTAACTGTGGTAAGTCTCTTCTTCGGCCCAAACATATTCATCTACATGACTTTCACTTCCTCACATAGTCCAGAGCAGGACcaggctctctctctcttcagcaACATCCTCACTCCCATGCTGAACCCCCTTATCTACAGCCTGAGGAATAAGGAGGTGGTGGCAGCTCTCATGAAGTTGATGGCGAGATGTGGGGTATCTTAG
- the LOC102169099 gene encoding olfactory receptor 2T27-like gives MAKRNNVSTTDFILLGLFPEFQYASLLVYLILLIYLIALTGNSILIFLIWLDVHLHTPMYFLLSQLSFIDLFYISSSVPKMVINHSLGKHSISFIGCGIQMFFCLSLGGAECLLLTFMSYDRFVAICNPLQYTVIMNSKVCLLIALASWTGGALNSLIQTIYTMHFPVCGLKEINHFFCEMPAVLKLSCEDTSDYEMAVFVVSIIFILIPFNLIIASYIQIFLTVLKMKSPEGRNKALATCSSHLTVVSLYLGPGIVVYMTPGSSHTPALDQGLSVFYTILTPMLNPIIYSLRNKEVIGALRKVLRKKLVSK, from the coding sequence ATGGCAAAAAGAAATAACGTATCTACTACAGATTTCATCCTCTTGGGCCTCTTTCCTGAGTTCCAATATGCCAGCCTCCTGGTCTACCTCATTCTTCTGATCTACCTCATTGCCCTCACAGGGAACTCCATACTCATCTTCCTGATCTGGCTGGATGTTCACCTCCACACTCCCATGTACTTCTTACTCAGCCAGCTCTCTTTCATTGACTTGTTCTACATCTCCAGCTCAGTTCCTAAGATGGTCATCAACCATTCTTTAGGGAAGCACAGCATCTCTTTCATTGGCTGTGGAATCCAAATGTTTTTCTGCCTGAGTCTAGGTGGTGCTGAGTGTCTCCTTCTGACCTTCATGTCGTATGACCGATTTGTGGCTATTTGTAATCCTCTGCAATACACAGTCATCATGAATTCTAAGGTCTGTTTGCTCATAGCACTAGCATCATGGACTGGGGGTGCTctaaattcactcattcaaacCATCTACACCATGCATTTTCCTGTATGTggtctaaaggaaataaatcactTCTTCTGTGAGATGCCAGCTGTCCTGAAGCTATCCTGTGAGGATACTTCAGATTATGAGATGGCCGTATTTGTGGTAAGTATCATATTTATCCTCATCCCTTTCAACCTCATAATTGCCTCCTACATTCAAATCTTCCTCACTGTTCTCAAAATGAAATCTCCTGAGGGGAGGAACAAAGCCCTGGCCACGTGCTCTTCTCACCTGACTGTGGTGAGTCTCTATCTGGGGCCAGGCATAGTGGTGTACATGACACCTGGCTCCTCCCACACCCCAGCATTGGATCAAGGTCTTTCTGTGTTCTACACTATACTTACTCCCATGCTGAACCCCATTATATACAGCCTGAGGAACAAGGAGGTGATTGGGGCCCTGAGAAAGGTCCTGAGGAAGAAGCTGGTATCAAAGTAA